The DNA window AACACCGCAGATGGGTGCATCGTGTTCTCCAATTTTATTCTGGTATCCGATTTTGTGGAAGTATGTAATGTAAATCATGTTGcaatatgttcttttttttcatacacTCACTTAACTCTGGAACATACCTTTTTTTTCCAGTACCTTGAGTCTCTGAAGGTGCAAACAAAGGAAGTGGCTTTTGTCAGCGGTCATCTTTAGAATGGAAACTCCACGGTTTTGGGAAGGGCAACCGAGGTTGCTGTAGATGAATCAAAAGAGGCCGCTCACAAAATGTTACCGTGCAAAGAACCCAAACGGGTGGTTATTCATGAGCAACTTCCCAACGAGACTGGCACAACACTGCATCCTTCGCCGGGGAAGCTCGTCTTACTCCCAGATTCGATGCAAGAACTGATGAAACTTTCAGGTATGTGAACGATGATGTGTGTGCATAAATATTATTGTTACCAGATGTTTAGACGGAGCAACATATTGACGATATGTTTTCATTGTGGAAACCCCATTGTGCAGAAAAGAAATTTGGAAAGGCCGCGAGAGGGATCCTCACTGTGGAAGGCGCCGAGGTGGAGGACATTGATGTGATAAGAGATGGCGACCACCTGTTCTTTAGTTTGTAGGATATGCCATATGCTGTGGCAGATTGTAAATGTATATGATATGAGCATTTATGTCCTTTCCTCTCTTCATTCTTCTTGCACTttgtaaagattttttttaaaaaaattgagagactcaaagaaaattttccttGAGGGAACACGCTCAATATGTTTCGCAGAAGAATGAAGTGAGTTTCACATAATCAAGACATGATTCTGACTGATTTTTATGGATCCTGCAAACAATCTTCAGTAGGATAGGGACTAGTACTAAATTAGTATAAAAGTACCTTTAAGAGCTCCCGAACGCATGAATTTTACAGGATTTCCAGATTTGAGTTCGTCCATTTCCTCTGAAATTCCTGGAAAATTCCTTCATTTCAAAGGAGGTCAAAAAAATAATGGAGCTAATGAACGTGTAGAAACTAGTTAGATTAATATACTATGTCAAGGgcatagtaataaaaaaatgcCAAACATTTGCTTTTCTGCTTTCTACTACCAACCAAACATTTCctgtagcaaaaaaaaatccaaatgtcataatacattttctgaacatatgaattttataggatttttataaaaaaaacatctcatTTTCTTTGCATTTCCAAAGGAGGCATAAACACATAATGAGCCCAATGGATGTGAAGAACCTAAAATATACAAATTTAGATCAACACCcttgtccagatttataataACGGAATTGCTAAACTTCAGTCGACAGAAAACCTACCTCCAAATCTTGCAATTTTTGGTTCACTGGATGTGCTTCGCGATTCGTGCTCCAGCtgtttcttctccaactccgatgaactcctcttcttctccggcaccCGCGACAACCCAAATTCCGGCGAAGGACCGACAAATTAGGGTCCCGGGGTGGGATGAGGTGGGaagggtgggagggggagggggaagaaagGGGAGTTTGccgggcttagagggatggccgggggaggcggcagcccggcggtgggcggcggatcgggtgtgtggcgaggcggcggcgacggtggcgccaGAGCCGCGGGGTTGGAGGACGGTGGTGGGCCGGCGTTGGTGGTGGGGGCATCTCGCCGCTGacggctcgaggaggaaggagggggggaggagggagggagagggggaggaggctggccggagggggcctcgccggcgccgttgacgcCCTCCGGCCagtcggcgaggcgggcggcggcgggggatcgcGCGAGGGATGGGAGGAGCAGTGGCGGCGCGATCTGgacggagaaggaggagaggagttagagtTAAGGGGTTTGCACGAATCTTGAAGCatatctaatggtctaaaatttgAAAGATAGGAGGTGaaattttctgtcaacagataTATAGACAATCCCTTATAATAGTGTCTAATCCATTTCTAGCTTGCTATATTTTGCAATTGAGTGAATACATGAGTATATTTTGCTATACAGATAGTTGTCAGATGTTTGTGAAAAAACAAAGAGGGTCCAAATGCCAAATGTTTTAATCAATTTTACCATTCTAGAAGGGCTTTAGAGGAAAAAAGTCCGATCCCTTAAAACCCTCCCTTGCTGCTATGCCTCATTGCCTCCTCACCGCGCCGCAaccatggccgccaccgccgccgccgccgccgcggcgcctccCGCCGACCCGCCGGACTCCTCCCCGGCCGCTTCCTCCCCTCCGCGGCCCAGCCCGGAGGAGCTGGTCGCCCGTGCAGTGGCCCCCGTCAAGCCCGCCTTCCTCCGCCCGCCCCCTGTCCGCGACGCCCCCAAGGATGAGGGCAaggccaacggcggcggcgcggtggtcgCGGAGAAGAAGTCCAAGCGCCAGCTCAAGCGCGAGCGCAAGCAGGTATAGCCGTCGTTCGCGGTGGACGCGAAGGTGGTTTTTGCTTTTAATGCTCCGGGAGTGCTTGTTGGAATGCTCATGTGCATTTTTTCCCCTGCATTTGGATGTCATTTCTGCTGTGTGCTGTATCTGTTCCATACAATCTTACTAAGCGAATTTGAGACATGCATATTTTGAGATCTTATAGTTTGTAGTAGCTATGGGAAATGACTGTTGATTCAGAATCAAGAACTACATACTGAAGATACATGTAATACTTAAAAAATCCAGAAGCCCCATAAGGAATCAGGGATTTATGTTCTATTTAATTTGCCATTTATGTTCTATTTAGGGCTCTGTGCTCACCATGCCTCTTCTCATGCTTGATCATAGTGTAAATTAGTGCTGTTTGATATTCCAATGGTTTTTTCTGGTATCTGTGTTACTCCAGTACTAGTAAAGACTACATATTGAGTTTTGCATCATCTTTCTTTCACGAAATTGTCCAGAGCTGTCCCTGTTTCATACTTCCAGTTCCATGCAATTTGCTCGAACTTTGGTTATAAATGTATGAAATTGCAATTTGCTTGAACTTTGATTGTAAATGTACATGTGCATGATGCTTTGTAATCCACTCAATGTGCCGATGCTCAACAAAATTTTGTTATACTGTGCAGGAACAGAAATCTTCATCACATCTTTGTATCGAAGTAGGGAAAAGTGGAAATGTGAGCTCTTGCAAATATGGTGATTCTTGCCGTTTCAGCCATGACATAGATGCCTATTTGGCTCAGGTACTGTTTTATTGTGTTGTTTTCCCTGAACTTTCTTAGGCATGGCTTATATCTTTGTTATTTTCTGTGCACAGAAACCAGCTGACCTTGAGGGCACGTGCCCATTTACCAATCTGGACCAGTTGTGTCCATATGGACTAACTTGTCGATTTTTGGGTACACATAAGGACATCCATGCAGCTTCTGGAAATCTTTCAGAGAAACATGAGATAAATGCTTTAAACAAAGACATTCAAAAGCTCTTATGGAAGAACAAATATAAGTTCCCCAAGGCCAGTGCACAGATCAAGCTTCTTGGTCTTAAGGTATATAACTCCCAAATTCTGGTTGCGTATCTATCTGATATACCATTTTCTCGTTTCTGTTAATTTGCTCCAATATTCGATCTGTCGTGCATAACTCAATTTTGTTGGATTATGGATTTACTTTCATGGAGTTAAATTTgaaggttaattggatccatgccactgcaattttgacaaattaaaaaaatgccactactattcatcATATCGGCTCCATGCCActgaaaaattctaaaattggaaccatgccactcccgtcgCTTTTCCCGTCCTCCTCCCTCATGCCGTCCTCATCCCGTCGTCGCCACCACACCACGTCGGCCTCGCCTTCTCCCTGCCGgcgagggccgccgccgccgctgctcctccccgTCCTCTCCCCGCACGgaccgtgccgccgctgctacTCCCGCTCCGGAGAGCAACCAGCCGGAGGAGAGCTCCAGATCTggcgccgccggcaccgccgaCGAGGTCTGCCGCGGCTGCTCCTCCCCGTCCTCGTCACGCgcaccgtgccgccgctgctacTCCCGCTCTGGAGAGCAACCAGCCGGCGAGCAGCGTCGCGGGGatccccgtctcctcctctAGATCCGACGCCGCGGGCACCACCGacgagggccgccgccgccgccgccgccgctcctccccatGCTCttgtcatcgtcgccgccgcggccatctCTGGTGAGCACCTCGGGATCCCTGTCTCCTCCAaatccggcgccgccggcatcgccgacgagggccgctgccgctgctcctcccCTATGCTCTTGTTGTTGTCGCCCGCGGCTCCTCGGCCTCGCCACCAAGCTCACCAACGATTCCTCCTGCTCCGATCTCCTCCGTTGTTCCCCGTCCTCGGGAACGGCAGCGCTGCGTACCTCCTccgcggcacgccgccgccgccgccgacgatgacgcCCCGGTGCCCCGTCCACATCAAGAGCTGTTCGTCACCGGCGCAGCGTGTTCAGGGAGTTCCGCGACGCGGCACCATCTCCCGAAAcgctcgacgccgacgccaccgacgacgactACCTCGGGGAGCTTGACTTCGAAGACGAGGATGGATTCGACGCCGACTCTTTCCTTGCCGCAGACGTCCTGTCCAGCGCCACCATACATCCATACATAAGAAGCCTCATGGTGCTCAAGTTTCGTGTTCCGGCAAGGCCGGCTCAACACCGGCCAAGCAATGAAGCGGCATGGTGATGAGAGTGATTGGTGGATGTGCCCTGCTCAATTGCCgtgagagaggatgaggaggggAAGGGAAACGCCGTGAGAGAGGAGACGGAAAAAGggacgggagtggcatggtttcaattttagaaatttccagTGGCATGTAGCCAATATgatgaatagtagtggcatttttttaatttatcaaagttgcagtggcatggatccaattaaccctttaaaGAAACACGGTTACCAAATACATATGGTAGCCCTTAGTTCTATAGCCGTGAAGAAATTATGGTTGTAGGTAATTGTGATGCATCTCCAATCACAATGTATCTCTAACTAGGGAAACTTGATGCTTGAACTGGCATGGGTGCTCCTTTGCAGCAAATTAGTGCATTGCACACTTGCACTGCAAACATTCTGATGCATCAATGCCTGAAATTTATTCTTTCCACATACAATTATTGCTGAAATTTGTAAAACTGAGTTACTATGTTATTTTTCAGAACAAATTATATGGTAGCAAATAATAACAATTACTATCATGTCCAACGAATGGTGTGGAAAAATGGAACACCTTAAGTATTATGCTTTGCATTTCTAAACTTGCTCTTTGTAATTGTTGATTTGTCATGGAGGAAATATATTGTGGTTGCTTCTTGTTTGAACTGGTGCCAACTGCAATTCAGCGAGGACTCTGAGTTGTTTGTATGCTACTCCTGAGTACTGTTTTATGTATCTGCCAAAAAACATTTTCGCTAGTGTCTTAATAAGTGTATATTTGGTGGTGGCAAAAACGGTAGAAGATGTGTTGTGTTGGGAAGCCAATGGAGCCTGTTTAATAGTTAATGAAAAGCCTGGTTGTACTTATAAATGCATATAACAGAATTGATCATGTACTACCCCTATCTATGTTTTCCAGGCAGATTTTTGAATAATCATGTCCATCAATAGGGCTTATTTTGTATCCCAATGCAAAAGTGTGTTGTTTCCTCTGTATCCCTAATAAATATTTATCTTTACCTTGTATTCTATAATTCATTTGATGTAGCACTTGGATAGTGATAGAATAATTAGGGGGCAACCTAGTCATTGTAATGCCTTCTTGGTTTGTGTTCAACATGAAAATtgttagaatttcaatggttactctcattgagaagaggatggcactcgagattcaatggttactctcattgagaagaggatggcactcgagatgggacaattttctggttttcttcattcacaaaacaTAAAAGCCATGTCCAGCCATGTCCTCCCAAAGAGGATTGGATACATATTTATAGCTGCTTGTAGCAGCCATGCTAGTCTAAGAGGGTGCTGTCCTAGAGCATCCCAACAAACTGTCCTAGAGCATCTCAACAAACTGTCCTAGAGCATCTCAACAAACTGCTGTCCTAACTGCTGTCCTAGAGCATCCAAACTGAAAGTAGAGATGCTGTCCTAGAAAGCTAAAAAGCAGGAAAAGGCACCACAAGACCAAGACCAACCAGCCAAGACTTATTCCTACAAAAATATTCCATGCTAAGTTGTATAGATGGAGTATGCTACAGCTGTTTGTTAGGTTATTGTGTTGCAGTATGTGCCCTCTGAGCTTCAGTTGGCTGATTTCTTCACAAATGAGCAGAGCAGAGCTCTGCACAATTTCTTCCTTCCACCATTCTGTTCCTTTTTATGCTCCTTCTGTGTTTTCTATATTTGGCCTGGAGCCCTCATGTTGAATACAAGTGCTATTCATAGCCCTTTTCAATAGTTAGTATTTAGTATTCAGCAAATACGGATAAGATCCTGGAAATAATTGATTTCGTGTGATGGCAACTGCTCACTTGGTAGGTCATAGCTCTCTTGGTTTAGATATTTCATATCATACAAGGGCAGTTCATATTGCACTTGAATTATTAGGATGTATGTCGATGTATCTGCTGAGACACGAGGTGCAGTTTAGAATGTTCCATTTGCTAATATTGAATTTTTGGGGTCTATTTGATATACTTTGTAATACAGGAAGTCATTAAGAGCAAACCGGATGCTGCAAATGATGataagaaggttaatcatgaTAATCTAGACGGGAATGATGATGAAAATAAAGAACCTCTTTGCAATCCTCCTGTAAATGCGGAATGTGATTCTACTTTGTGTGAAGAATTGGATAGATCAGAGGGAGAACCTTTGATTGATAACTCAATTCCATGTGTTGAACCAAGGCCAACAAAGAAGTCAAAGGTTGAAAGTGATGAAATTGACAAACATGGAGCGGGTTTGTTCTTGAACTTTAAGATTGCCATTTTCAATGCATCTGTTACTCTTATTTTGAATTGATGTGTTGACCTTTTTTGGAACATTATGGTTTAGGTACTCTCAACACTAACACAGAATCTGAAGATCCTAATTTGAGTAATGGATTGGAACCCTCAAATAACGCAAGTTCTTGTAGAACTGACCTAATCACAACACCTCATTTACGTGAAAAGAAGATAATAGATTTTCGGGAGAAGTTGTACCTTGCTCCCTTGACTACTGTCGGGAATCTGCCTTTTCGGAGACTCTGCAAAACCTTGGGAGCTGATATTACTTGTGGAGAAATGGCCATGTGCACAAATCTTTTACAGgttaaaaaactaaataaattaCCTCTGGCCCTGTTTCATTGCATGTTTTTCCTGTTTCTGATTGCATGTTTCTTACTCCTATTGCAAAAAGTTGAACCAAAGCAAAGTTAAGTTAATATATCTGTTTGACATTCTTCATGAGACACTTTATTATTGATATATTTCATGTAGGGACAAGCTTCAGAGTGGGCTTTGCTGCGACGGCATTCATCAGAGGATTTGTTTGGGGTGCAAATTTGTGGAGCCTATCCAGATACAGTAGCACGAACCGTTGAACTTGTGGATAACGAATGTTCAGTTGATTTCATAGACATAAATATGGGGTGCCCAATTGATATTGTTGTCAACAAAGGTGCTGGATCATCATTGCTAACAAAACCTATGAGGATCAAAAGTATTGTACAAGCAGCATCCACTGTTACTGAAAAACCTTTAACTGTTAAGGTAATGGTGCAGTAGCTCAGTTATACTCTGTTAGGAGCTAATTAGCACTTGAGGACAAAAGTTCTGGTGATTTCATCCAGATGTCGATCTGCCAATGCATTGTCACATTTATGGTCAACAGGGTTGAACTAGAATCAGAGCTTTGAAAAACCAAATATTTTACATGTGTAGCGTACTTTTTGGAAGGAAAACTATCTATGGGTGGACTTAGCCTGCTTGAACATTTTATGTCTCATGATCGGTAATCAATGCAAAGTTTAATTAGAGAGAAGGTACATGGGGAGGGGGCTGCTAAGACATGTATGACATATTAAAATGGAAATAAACACTGCTTTGCTCATATTGATCTCTGTTGCTTGATTCCAGGTAAGAACTGCTTTCTTTGAGGGAAGGAACCGTGCTGATTCTATAGTTTCCGACATCTATGACTGGGGTGCGTCAGCCATAACAGTACATGGTCGATCCCGGCAACAGCGCTACAGCAAACTTGCTGATTGGGATTATATTTACCAGTGTGCCCAGAAAGCCCCTGACCAGTTGCATGTCGTTGGAAATGGTGATGTATTCTCTTTTACTGACTGGAACAAACATGTTTCAGGCTGCTCTAAAATATCGACATGCATGATTGCTCGAGGTGCACTCATAAAGGTTAGTTTGGTGCTGCAGTATATGTACTTTAACATCTATCATGAGAAAAATGCTATAATTGCTAGCTGTAATGTCAGGCTTTTGTTCCCTCAAGTTCATGTCTGCTAATTTTGTGCTAATGCATGGTTTTATTTTTCACCTGACAGCCTTGGATATTTACTGAGGTTAAAGAACAAAGGCACTGGGATATTACATCTGGCGAGAGATTCAATATTCTTAAAGATTTTGTGAGTTTTGGTCTGGAACACTGGGGTTCCGATTCCAAAGGTAGGTTCTCTCTATTGCCAGATATTGGCTCAGATTATGAGTTTTGTGAGGCCTGGAATGCGATAATATCTGCTCATCATCGagttacagtttttttttcttgctgcaCTGAAATGCTCGGCATGAAATCAAATTGATTTCGAAAGGGTTGTCTTGATCATCAAATTATCATGTGTATTTTCAGGTGTTGAAACAACACGCTATTTTTTACTAGAATGGCTAAGCTACACCTGCCGCTACATACCGGTTGGCCTGTTGGATGTGATCCCGCAACGTTTGAACTGGAGGCCCCCAAGCTACTGTGGCCGTGATGATCTTGAAACCCTAATGATCTCTGATTCAGCAGCTGACTGGGTAAGCTGTCCTCGTTCTGAGTGTTGGATGGTTTCTATCTTTTACTAGCTATCACAAGCTGATAATATATATCTTGTCTAATGTACGTACAGATCAGGATCTCAGAGATGTTGCTTGGCAAAGTTCCAGAAGGGTTTACGTTTACACCCAAGCACAAATCCAATGCTTATGATCGAGCTGAAAACGGCTAACACCATTCATCTCTCTTCAAAGCTTGTGCCCAGCCTTGGAGCTCCATGCTGCCTGATAATGTTTACTTGAACCGGCGGTGTAGGGGAGCAGCATGATTTTGCTTCACCCAAACGACACAATTCATGTTTATTTAAACATAGAGAGCTGCTACTAGTAATATGTGATGAGGGAGTTACCGTGACAAGGGATTATGACTCCCTTGGACCGCCAAAAGAAAAAATCCGCTTCATTTCTGAAGGAATTTTTATTTCGGTGAAAATTCTGTTCCCTCTATCCCCAATGAGGACTTTCGTATGCACGCGAAGTTTTCTAAATAGTTTCTGCTGTTATgttgggctggtttggtttgaggcctaaattagacTTACCAATATTTAgtaattttaatagtgtttagtgtccatttggtttgaagccaaattttggcatgtctaagaaaataggtcatttcaatagtgaacttaggctattttggtttcaatccaaacacaactttgccttatcaaaattagtcatgccaaaaattactaaaatttggcactgacaaaatttggtaaggcctatttaggctacaaaccaaaccaactcGTTATATTGCCTCAGTGTTGCGCCATCGTGCTGATCTTGTCGAAACTaggcttttttatttttttgaacctttttgattttaaaaataaatattttcaaaaattatttctaaaatcTGAACTGTCAGCCTGCTTGGCGTGACAACAATACTGACACGCCACCTGTAGCGGCCGTGTACATTTTTAGAGTACATTTGATTCCAAGCATTGCACTTCCTATCTTTAACCAGATTTgttactcaaaaaaaaaaacttgttccgatcgtaaatatatattttaatgttAAGGAATATAATTCAGTCATACAGTACCTATATTCTGCTGTTTTGCTAATTGGGCCTCCATttgccgccgccgtgcagccCAGGCCCAGCCGCTCTGCCGCCTTAATAAATtaagcagaggaggaggagtggaggacCAAGTGATCGAAGCGGTAGCCGCCGAGTGAGAGTGACGCGTCGCGACGCCATGGCAGAAGACTTCGGCGCCTTCATGGAGAGGTtcgtgctgccgccgccgccgccgccgtcgtcgcagcAACTCCCCCTGCACGGCCTCACCTTCGCCATCAAGGACATGTACTGTACTACTCATGCTCGCTCAAATGAagaacggcggcgacgacgacgactcactgtttgatttggtttggttaATTCGCAGCTTCGACATCGCCGGCCGCGTCACCGGGTTCGGCAACCCGGACTGGGCGAGGACccacgcgcccgccgccgccacctcccccgtcgtcctcgccgcgctcgccgccggcgccaccagcCTCGGCACCACCATCATGGACGAGATGGCATACAGGTAGGTCAGGggtatatatataagaaatccaaGAATTAATCCGATTGAATTTCTTGGCCGCAACAACGCAGCATCTATGGCGAGAACGCGCACTACGGCACGCCGGCCAACCCGTGCGCCCCCGGCAGAGTCCCCGGCGGATCCTCCAGtggctccgccgtcgccgtcgccgccaaccTCGTCGACTTCTCCCTCGGCACCGACACCGGCGGCAGCGTCAGGGTGCCCGCTGCCTACTGCGGCATCTTCGGCCTCCGCACCTCCCATGGCCTCGTTTCCGCTCAAAACGTCATCCCCATGGCACAAATGTTTGATACTGTTGGtaattattattactattcACTTCCGTTTCCC is part of the Oryza glaberrima chromosome 4, OglaRS2, whole genome shotgun sequence genome and encodes:
- the LOC127769577 gene encoding tRNA-dihydrouridine(47) synthase [NAD(P)(+)]-like, which gives rise to MAATAAAAAAAPPADPPDSSPAASSPPRPSPEELVARAVAPVKPAFLRPPPVRDAPKDEGKANGGGAVVAEKKSKRQLKRERKQEQKSSSHLCIEVGKSGNVSSCKYGDSCRFSHDIDAYLAQKPADLEGTCPFTNLDQLCPYGLTCRFLGTHKDIHAASGNLSEKHEINALNKDIQKLLWKNKYKFPKASAQIKLLGLKEVIKSKPDAANDDKKVNHDNLDGNDDENKEPLCNPPVNAECDSTLCEELDRSEGEPLIDNSIPCVEPRPTKKSKVESDEIDKHGAGTLNTNTESEDPNLSNGLEPSNNASSCRTDLITTPHLREKKIIDFREKLYLAPLTTVGNLPFRRLCKTLGADITCGEMAMCTNLLQGQASEWALLRRHSSEDLFGVQICGAYPDTVARTVELVDNECSVDFIDINMGCPIDIVVNKGAGSSLLTKPMRIKSIVQAASTVTEKPLTVKVRTAFFEGRNRADSIVSDIYDWGASAITVHGRSRQQRYSKLADWDYIYQCAQKAPDQLHVVGNGDVFSFTDWNKHVSGCSKISTCMIARGALIKPWIFTEVKEQRHWDITSGERFNILKDFVSFGLEHWGSDSKGVETTRYFLLEWLSYTCRYIPVGLLDVIPQRLNWRPPSYCGRDDLETLMISDSAADWIRISEMLLGKVPEGFTFTPKHKSNAYDRAENG